A single genomic interval of Cervus elaphus chromosome 19, mCerEla1.1, whole genome shotgun sequence harbors:
- the RPL22L1 gene encoding 60S ribosomal protein L22-like 1 has protein sequence MAPKKDKKPKKSTWKFNLDLTHPVEDGIFDSGNFEQFLREKVKVNGKTGNLGNVVHIERFKNKIIVVSEKQFSKRYLKYLTKKYLKKNNLRDWLRVVASDKETYELRYFQISQDEDESESED, from the exons AAGAAAGACAAGAAGCCTAAGAAGTCAACCTGGAAGTTTAATTTGGATCTTACTCATCCAGTAGAAGATGGAATTTTTGATTCTGGAAATTTT gaACAGTTTCTGCGGGAGAAGGTTAAAGTGAATGGAAAAACTGGAAATCTTGGGAATGTCGTTCACATTGAACGCTTCAAGAATAAAATCATAGTCGTTTCTGAGAAACAGTTCTCTAAAAG gtatttGAAGTACCTTACCAAGAAATACCTTAAAAAGAACAATCTTCGTGATTGGCTTCGTGTGGTTGCATCTGACAAGGAGACTTATGAGCTTCGTTACTTCCAGATTAGTCAAGATGAAGATGAATCTGAGTCTGAGGACTAG